The Streptococcus viridans genome contains the following window.
TAAATTAGACGATGACCGTGAACTAGAGATTGAAGCCTTATTGGATGCGGAGACTGATACTCTTCCTCGTCCTAGTGCAGAAGGTCTTGGAACAGTGATGGACTATCCTGAAGGACTTCGTAAGTATCAAGAATACTTAGTTTCAACTGGGACCCAGCTTGAAGGAATGCACGTGGCTTTGGATGCTGCGAATGGTTCCGCATCTACAAGTGCCCGCCAAGTATTTGCTGACTTAGGAGCACGCTTGACAGTTATTGGAGAAAGCCCAAATGGTCTCAATATCAATGACCAAGTAGGCTCTACCCATCCTGAGGCTTTGCAAGAGGCTGTCCGAGAATCTGGTGCGGCTATTGGTTTGGCTTTTGATGGTGATAGTGACCGTTTGATTGCAGTTGACGAAAATGGAGACCTAGTTGATGGTGATAAAATCATGTACATCATTGGGACCTACCTTTCTGAGAAGGGCCTCTTAAAAGATAACACTATCGTAACGACCGTCATGTCTAATTTAGGCTTCCATAAGGCTTTGGATGCCAAGGGCATTAACAAGGTTGTGACTGCTGTCGGAGACCGCTATGTGGTCGAAGAGATGCGGAAGTCTGGTTACAATCTAGGTGGTGAACAGTCTGGTCACGTGATTGTCATGGACTACAATACTACTGGGGATGGTCAGATGAGTGCCGTTCAATTGACCAAGATTATGCAAGAAACTGGTCGTACTTTATCAGATCTTGCATCAGAAGTTACCATCTATCCTCAAAAATTGGTCAATATCCGTGTTGAAAACAGCATGAAAGATAAGGCTATGGAAGTTCCTGCCATTCGCGCGATTATTGAAAAAATGGAAGCTGAAATGGCTGGGAATGGTCGTATCTTAGTGCGTCCAAGTGGTACCGAACCTCTTCTTCGTGTCATGGCAGAAGCTCCGACTGATGAAGAAGTGGATTACTATGTGGATACCATTGCTGCTGTAGTCAAAGATGAAATTGGTCTTGAAGATTAAATAAAGAAGTAAACTCTCCAAGCGAGAGTTGAGGAGGTCAATATGAAATATTTACGTCGAATCATGTGGTCCCTAGCCCTTGTTGCTACAGTTCTCTTTTCGAATGCTTTTGTGCAAACGATTCAAGCGTCAGAAGTCCTGTCTTATACGCAAACAGCAAGCTTAAGTAAGGACAATCAAGTAGTAAGCAGTGGAACTACAGTCTTATCAAACGAAAAATTGTCCGCTACCATCAATGTAGCCTTTCCAGATACACAATCCATTCAAGCAAGAGACACTCTGACCTTGTCTTTGCCGAAAGAATTAACCTTCTATACAGCTCTTGAATTTGATGTGGTAGAAGAAGGCCAAACAAATGGTCAGACAGTTGGGAAAGCTGTTGTCAATTCGGCAAACAAGACTGTAACGGTTACGTTTAACGATTATTTTGCTTCACACCCACTCAATAAACGCGTTTCTTTACGTTTTGATGTGAAAGTGGATACAGAGGTTGTTACAAAAACATCCCCATTGACTTTTAAAATTGGCAATACAGATTTTTCATTAAACTACGAAAAAACAGATGGTCAAGCTGGTGACTATGAAATGAAATATGGCTACCAAGATCAGACAGATCCAACGATTGTAAAATGGCGTATTATTTTAAATGCTCGTCAAGATATCCTTCGTGGAATGGTCATTAAGGATCAATTTGGAGATGGTTTGACACTGGTAGAAGGTAGTTTCCGTGCGGTTCGCTTTAATCCAGTAGATGGTGGAATTAGAAACGAAGCCCATATTTTAAGTCTGCCAGTATTAGACAATTTCAGTAAAAAAGCTGTCTTCGACAAGAATGCAGCTGGTCAGATCACAGGATTTACTATTGAATTTGGAGATAACTACCATTGGCCAATGTACATTGAATACTCTACTAGAGTAGCTCCTGGTACAAAAGTTGGAGATCTAGTTCATAACACCTTGACATGGACAGCAACCAATTTCCCTGAGCCTCGTAGTTTAACACGAGAAGTGAGACTGGAATCAGGATCTGGAGAAGGATTAGGTGAGAAAGAACAAACCCCACCGACACCAGATCCAAAGCCATCTAACCCTCAACCGGATCCAAAACCAAATCCAGATCCAAAGCCATCTAACCCTCAACCGGATCCAAAACCAAATCCAGATCCAAAGCCATCTAACCCTCAACCGGATCCAAAACCAAATCCAGATCCAAAGCCA
Protein-coding sequences here:
- the glmM gene encoding phosphoglucosamine mutase — encoded protein: MGKYFGTDGVRGEANVELTPELAFKLGRYGGYVLSQHEQETPLVFVGRDTRISGEMLESALVAGLLSVGIKVYKLGVIATPGVAYLVRSEGASAGVMISASHNPALDNGIKFFGNDGYKLDDDRELEIEALLDAETDTLPRPSAEGLGTVMDYPEGLRKYQEYLVSTGTQLEGMHVALDAANGSASTSARQVFADLGARLTVIGESPNGLNINDQVGSTHPEALQEAVRESGAAIGLAFDGDSDRLIAVDENGDLVDGDKIMYIIGTYLSEKGLLKDNTIVTTVMSNLGFHKALDAKGINKVVTAVGDRYVVEEMRKSGYNLGGEQSGHVIVMDYNTTGDGQMSAVQLTKIMQETGRTLSDLASEVTIYPQKLVNIRVENSMKDKAMEVPAIRAIIEKMEAEMAGNGRILVRPSGTEPLLRVMAEAPTDEEVDYYVDTIAAVVKDEIGLED
- a CDS encoding Ig-like domain-containing protein, which produces MKYLRRIMWSLALVATVLFSNAFVQTIQASEVLSYTQTASLSKDNQVVSSGTTVLSNEKLSATINVAFPDTQSIQARDTLTLSLPKELTFYTALEFDVVEEGQTNGQTVGKAVVNSANKTVTVTFNDYFASHPLNKRVSLRFDVKVDTEVVTKTSPLTFKIGNTDFSLNYEKTDGQAGDYEMKYGYQDQTDPTIVKWRIILNARQDILRGMVIKDQFGDGLTLVEGSFRAVRFNPVDGGIRNEAHILSLPVLDNFSKKAVFDKNAAGQITGFTIEFGDNYHWPMYIEYSTRVAPGTKVGDLVHNTLTWTATNFPEPRSLTREVRLESGSGEGLGEKEQTPPTPDPKPSNPQPDPKPNPDPKPSNPQPDPKPNPDPKPSNPQPDPKPNPDPKPSNPQPDPKPNPDPKPSNPQPDPKPSPDPEPSKPQTEPKSSNSSSTSVKEEETPKTGKKKVLPSTGEKMTPLIFLVGILGCAVAITVLRSKKLTK